TGCAATGGCTCTTAAAGAGCGCCTGCTTGATGAATCTGACAAGGTTGAACAGTATGTCTGCGCGAAATGTGGGATGATTGCATTCCTTGACAAAAACCGTAATGTTACAAGATGTCTTGCCTGTGGAAATGAGACAGATATTTATTCTGTTGAAATGAGTTACGCATTCAAGCTTCTGCTGGATGAAATGAAGAGTATGTGTATAGCACCAAGGATGCATCTTGAGGATCAGGTATAAGGGGGATTAATATATGACAAGTCCAAAAAGGGTAGAAAAAATAGAATTCGGTCTCTTATCTCCAAAGGATATACGCCGGACAAGTGTCAGAAAGATTATCTGGGCTGATACATATGATGATGACGGATTTCCCTATCCGCAGGGTCTTATGGATCTCCATCTGGGTGTTATAGACCCTGGTCTTCGCTGTAAAACCTGTGGCAACAGGGCAAGTGAGTGCCCAGGTCATTTCGGTCATATTGAACTTGCAAAGCCTGTCATCCATGTTGGCTATACAAGACTTATAAGAAAACTTCTCAGAGTTTCATGCCGCGAATGTGGTCGCCTGCTATTAAGTCAGGATGAGGTTCAGAAAGTTTTAGGCCCTGAAGAAGAGAGAAATGACGATGTCATCTCTGAGAAGGATATCAAAAAGGAGAGGGTCTGTCCGTACTGTGGTGAACAGCAGTTAAAGATCAATTTCGAGAAACCGACAACATTCTCTGAAGTAATGACGGATGAAAACGGCAAAAAAATTGACCACAAACTAACACCATCGGACATCCGTTCAAGACTTGAAAAAATTCCTGATGAAGATTTACATCTTCTGGGTATAAATGCCAGAGTTGCAAGACCGGAATGGACACTTCTTACTGTTCTTCCTGTGCCTCCTGTAACAATGAGGCCTTCAATTATTCTTGAAAACGGTCAGCGTTCAGAGGATGATCTGACACATAAGCTCGTAGATATTATCCGTATCAATCAGCGTTTCAAGGAAAATCAGGATGCCGGAGCACCACAGTTAATTATCGAAGATCTCTGGGAACTTCTGCAGTACCATGTAACAACATATATGGATAACGAAGTAGCAGGATGTCCTCCGGCAAGGCACAGAAGCGGCAGGCCGCTAAAGACGATATCGCAGCGTCTTAAGGGTAAAGACGGCCGTTTCCGTGGTTCACTATCCGGAAAGCGTGTTAACTTCTCTGCCCGTACTGTGATCTCACCTGATCCTAATCTTTCAATTAATGAGGTTGGTATCCCTCTTGCCATTGCAAATGAGATGAGTGTTCCAATCAGGGTAACTCCTTTTAATATCGATGAGGTCAGGCAGATGGTTACGACAGGGCCTGTGAGACCTAATCTGAATTCACCCTGTGGTGCGAACTATGCTATCAGACCTGACGGAAGGCGTGTACGTCTGACAGATATGACAAGGGAGAGTGTCGCAGAGATGCTTGAGCCTGGATGGACTGTTGACCGGCAGCTCAGGAACACCGACATTGTACTCTTCAACCGTCAGCCGTCACTGCACAGAATGAGTATCATGGCACACAGAATTGTCCTGATGGATGGCAAAACATTCCGCCTTAATCCGGCAGTATGCCCACCATACAATGCGGATTTTGATGGTGATGAGATGAACCTTCACGTTCCGCAGACCGAAGAGGCACGTGCAGAAGCGCATATGCTTGCGAGTGTCCAGGAAAATATTCTCTCGCCCCGTTTCGGCGGTCCGATTATCGGCGGAATACATGACCACATATCAGGGATATTCATCCTGACGCACACTCTAAGGTGGTTTGATAAAAAGGCAGTTCTGTATCTTCTTCAGTCCAGTACACCGGAACATCTGCCTGAACCAGGTAAGGTTGAGGACGGTATAGATTACTGGTCTAATAAACAGGTATTCTCAATGATCCTTCCGGACGGCCTTAACATGGTCTATCGTGCAAGTTCCTGTTCCAACTGTGATAAGTGCAAACAGGAAGGATGTGATCGTGATGCCTTTGTCAGGATTAAAAATGGAGAACTTATCTGCGGAACAATTGATAAAAAATCAATCGGAGCATTTGATGGAGTAATTCTTCAGAGAATTATCAGAACTGCCGGACTTGGAAGGGGAAGGCAGTTTGTTGATGACGTTACAAAACTTTCCATCCGCGGAATTATGTATGACGGTTTCTCATTCGGAATTGATGATGAAGACCTGACAAAGATCGAATACCGCCAGATTGATGAGGTTCTGGACAGTGCTGCTGATGATGTAGAAAGACGTATCAGGATCTATGAAGACGGTCAGCTTGAACCGATGCCCGGAAGAACTCTTGAAGAGACCCTTGAAATGCAGATCATGCAGGTGCTTGGAAAAGCACGTGACCGTACGGGAGATATTGCAGGGCGTCACCTCGGTCTCTCCAACAGTGCTGTGGTAATGGCAGTCAGTGGTGCAAGAGGTTCAATGCTCAACCTGACCCAGATGGCCGGATGTATCGGACAGCAGGCTGTACGTGGTGAGCGTATCACAAGAGGTTATGAGGGCAGAACACTTCCTCACTTCAAAAAAGGTGACCGTGGTTCTGAGGCTCATGGATTTGTCAGTAATAGTTACAAGAGCGGACTCAATCCAACAGAATTCTTCTTCCATGCAA
The sequence above is a segment of the Methanoplanus limicola DSM 2279 genome. Coding sequences within it:
- a CDS encoding DNA-directed RNA polymerase subunit A', which encodes MTSPKRVEKIEFGLLSPKDIRRTSVRKIIWADTYDDDGFPYPQGLMDLHLGVIDPGLRCKTCGNRASECPGHFGHIELAKPVIHVGYTRLIRKLLRVSCRECGRLLLSQDEVQKVLGPEEERNDDVISEKDIKKERVCPYCGEQQLKINFEKPTTFSEVMTDENGKKIDHKLTPSDIRSRLEKIPDEDLHLLGINARVARPEWTLLTVLPVPPVTMRPSIILENGQRSEDDLTHKLVDIIRINQRFKENQDAGAPQLIIEDLWELLQYHVTTYMDNEVAGCPPARHRSGRPLKTISQRLKGKDGRFRGSLSGKRVNFSARTVISPDPNLSINEVGIPLAIANEMSVPIRVTPFNIDEVRQMVTTGPVRPNLNSPCGANYAIRPDGRRVRLTDMTRESVAEMLEPGWTVDRQLRNTDIVLFNRQPSLHRMSIMAHRIVLMDGKTFRLNPAVCPPYNADFDGDEMNLHVPQTEEARAEAHMLASVQENILSPRFGGPIIGGIHDHISGIFILTHTLRWFDKKAVLYLLQSSTPEHLPEPGKVEDGIDYWSNKQVFSMILPDGLNMVYRASSCSNCDKCKQEGCDRDAFVRIKNGELICGTIDKKSIGAFDGVILQRIIRTAGLGRGRQFVDDVTKLSIRGIMYDGFSFGIDDEDLTKIEYRQIDEVLDSAADDVERRIRIYEDGQLEPMPGRTLEETLEMQIMQVLGKARDRTGDIAGRHLGLSNSAVVMAVSGARGSMLNLTQMAGCIGQQAVRGERITRGYEGRTLPHFKKGDRGSEAHGFVSNSYKSGLNPTEFFFHAIGGREGLVDTAVRTSQSGYLQRRMINALQDLKVGYDKTVRTSGGRIIQFKYGEDSTDPAKSCYGDPVDVKGIIESVLEEEVS